The Agromyces sp. G08B096 DNA window GGTGGCCGGCCATCGGGCTCATCGTCGGCTTCCTCGTCGGCGACGGCACCGCCTGGCGCTCCGAGCGCCGCAAGGTGCGGCTCGCGCAGATCCTCACCCTGTCGTGGATCGGCTTCTTCGTGCTCCGCCTGGTGGTGCAGGTGCCGCTGTATTTCGTCGAGAACGTGCAGGCGCTCGGGCTCACTCGCCTCCTCATGGGTGTCCCGCTCTATGCCCTGATGCTCGTCTTCACCTGGCTCGTGGTACGTGCGGCGTGGGCGCCGCGACGCTCCGGCGAGTGATACAGTTATCTCGACGTCGAGATAAATTTCCGGGCAGGCGACCGCAGGCCCGCGGGCTGACCGCTTAGGTTACCCTTGCTGGAACAGCCCCATGTCTGACGAGCAAGATCGAGTTGCCGCGCGTTCACATGCCCGGCATCCGCGAAGGAGAGGACATCGTGTCTGCAGTGAACAGTTTCGGGGCGAAGGACACGCTCCACGTCGGTGAGACGGCGTACGAGATCTTCCGGGTCGACACCGTCCCCGGCTACGAGAAGCTCCCCTTCAGCCTGAAGGTGCTGCTGGAGAACCTGCTCCGCACCGAGGACGGCGCGAACGTCACCAAGGAGCAGATCCAGGCGCTCGGCTCGTGGGTGCCGACGGCCGAGCCCGACACCGAGATCCAGTTCACGCCGGCGCGCGTCGTCATGCAGGACTTCACGGGCGTGCCCTGCATCGTCGACCTCGCGACGATGCGCGAGGCCGTCGTCGGCCTCGGCGGCGACCCCAACAAGATCAACCCGCTCTCGCCGGCCGAGATGGTGATCGACCACTCGGTCATCGCCGACCTCTTCGGCACCGAGAACGCGCTGGAGCGCAACGTCGAGATCGAGTACGAGCGCAACGGCGAGCGGTACCAGTTCCTCCGCTGGGGCCAGACGGCGTTCGACGACTTCAAGGTCGTGCCGCCGGGCACCGGCATCGTGCACCAGGTGAACATCGAGCACCTCGCGAAGGTCACCTACACCCGCACGGTCGACGGAGTGCTCCGCGCCTACCCCGACACCTGCGTCGGCACCGACTCGCACACCACGATGGTCAACGGCCTCGGCGTGCTCGGCTGGGGCGTCGGCGGCATCGAGGCCGAGGCCGCCATGCTCGGACAGCCCGTATCGATGCTCATCCCCAAGGTCGTCGGCTTCAAGCTCTCGGGCGAGATCCCGACCGGTGTGACCGCGACCGACGTCGTGCTCACGATCACCGACATGCTGCGCCAGCACGGCGTGGTCGGCAAGTTCGTCGAGTTCTACGGCTCGGGCGTGGCCTCGGTGCCGCTCGCCAACCGCGCGACCATCGGCAACATGAGCCCCGAGTTCGGCTCGACCGCCGCCATCTTCCCGATCGACGAGGTCACTCTCGACTACCTGCGCCTCACCGGCCGCAGCGAGGAGCAGGTCGCCCTCGTCGAGGCGTACTCGAAGGCTCAGACGCTCTGGCACGACGCCTCGCACGAGCCGGTCTACTCCGAGTACCTCGAGCTAGACCTCGCCACGGTCGTTCCCTCGATCGCCGGGCCGAAGCGCCCGCAGGACCGCATCGTCCTCTCCCAGGCGAAGCAGCAGTTCGAGCAGGACCTCACGAACTACACCGAGGTCACCCACGACCTCGTCGACCTCGAGATCGCCGAGTCGTTCCCCGCGTCCGACCCGCCCGCGAACTCGCCCGAAGACGAGTACAGCAGCCACGTGCACCACCACCACTCGCACGCGCCGAAGTCGGCGTCCAAGCCGACGCGCGTTGAGCAGGCAGACGGCTCGGCGTACACGCTCGACCATGGCGCGGTCACCATCGCGGCGATCACCTCGTGCACCAACACGTCGAACCCGTCGGTGATGCTCGCCGCCGGCCTGCTCGCCCGCAACGCGGTGAAGAAGGGCCTGAAGGCGAAGCCGTGGGTGAAGACCACGCTCGCTCCCGGTTCGAAGGTCGTCACCGAGTACTACGAGAAGGCCGGCCTCACGAAGGACCTCGAAGACCTCGGGTTCTACACCGTCGGCTACGGCTGCACGACCTGCATCGGCAACTCGGGCCCGCTCATCGAGGAGGTCTCGGCTGCGGTGCAGCAGAACGACCTCGCGGTGACCGCGGTGCTCTCCGGCAACCGCAACTTCGAGGGCCGCATCAACCCCGACGTGAAGATGAACTACCTCGCGAGCCCGCCGCTCGTGATCGCGTACTCGCTCGCCGGGTCGATGAACTTCGACTTCGAGACCGACCCGCTCGGTCAGGACTCCGACGGCAACGACGTGTTCCTGAAGGACATCTGGCCCGACGCGGCCGAGGTGCAGAAGACCATCGACGAGTCGATCAACGAGGAGATGTTCACGCGCCAGTACGCGAGTGTCTTCGAGGGCGACGAGCGGTGGCGGACCCTGCCGACGCCCACCGGCGCGACCTTCGAGTGGAACGCGGAGTCCACGTACGTCCGCAAGCCTCCGTACTTCGAGGGCATGACGATGGAGATCACCCCCGTGACCGACATCGTCGGCGCGCGCGTGCTCGCGAAGCTCGGCGACTCGGTCACGACCGACCACATCTCGCCGGCGGGTTCGATCAAGGCCGACAGCCCGGCCGGTCGGTACCTGACCGAGCACGGCGTCGACCGCAAGGACTTCAACTCCTACGGCTCGCGTCGCGGCAACCACGAGGTGATGATCCGCGGCACGTTCGCGAACATCCGGCTGAAGAACCAGCTCCTCGACGGGGTGGAGGGCGGCTACACCCGCGACTTCACGCAGGAGGGCGGCCCGCAGTCGTTCATCTACGACGCGTCGATGAACTACCAGGCGCAGGGCACGCCGCTCGTCATCTTCGGCGGCAAGGAGTACGGCTCGGGTTCGAGCCGCGACTGGGCCGCGAAGGGCACGAACCTGCTCGGCGTGAAGGCCGTCATCACCGAGAGCTTCGAGCGGATCCACCGCTCGAACCTCATCGGCATGGGCGTCGTCCCGCTGCAGTTCCCGGCGGGGGAGTCGGCCGACTCGCTCGGCCTCGATGGCACGGAGGTCGTCTCGATCACCGGCCTCGAGCAGCTGAACGAGGGTGTGACCCCGAAGACGGTCCGCGTGGTCGCCGAGCCGTCGGAGTTCTCGCCGGCCGGCAAGCAGCGGGTCGAGTTCGACGCGGTCGTCCGGATCGACACGCCCGGTGAGGCCGACTACTACCGCAACGGCGGCATCCTGCAGTACGTGCTGCGGAGCCTGGTCGCGTAGACCGTTCAGAGACTGCCCGCGTCGCGGCATCCGTCATCGGATGTCGCGCGCGGGCAGTCTCGTGCGTCCAGGGCGGGTGGGGCCCCGGCACCTTCAGATGCGCCCCAGACAGGGGCGCGTAGACTCGACCCGACGCCGCCGACCGCTTCGGGGCGTCATGAAAGGCGGTTCCGGATGACCCTGCTCGAGCAGATCGGAGGCCCCCGCGACCTCGACGCGCTCTCGCAGGCCGAGCTCGGCGATCTCGCCGCGGAGATCCGCGCCTACCTCGTGCAGAACGTGGCCAAGACCGGCGGCCACCTGGGTCCGAACCTCGGCGTCGTAGAGCTCACGCTCGCCATCCACCGCGTCTTCGACTCGCCTCGCGACTCGATCGTCTTCGACACCGGCCACCAGTCGTACGTGCACAAGCTGCTGACCGGCCGGCAGGACTTCTCCACCCTGCGGCAGTCGGGCGGGCTGGCCGGGTATCCGCAGCGTTCGGAGTCCGAGCACGACATCGTCGAGAGCTCCCACGCGTCGAGTTCGCTGTCGTGGGCCGACGGCATCTCGAAGGCGTTCGAGATGACGGGCCAGAGCGACCGACACGTGGTCGCGGTCGTGGGCGACGGTGCGCTCACCGGCGGCATGACGTGGGAGGCGCTGAACAACATCTCCGACGACAACACCCGCAAGCTCGTGATCGTCGTGAACGACAACGGTCGTTCGTACGCGCCGACCATCGGCGGCATGGCGCGCTTCCTCAACTCGGTCCGCACGAAGCGCACCTACAGGTCGCTCCACCTGTCGAGCCGGCGCGTGTTCGAGCGCATGGGCGAGCCGGCGCAGGCGTTCTACCGCGGCGTCCGCGGCGGTCTGCACGGCTTCCTGTCGCGGTTCACCAACAACGAGGCCTTGTACTCCAACCTCGACATCAAGTACGTCGGACCCGTCGACGGGCACGACGAGCACGCCATGGAGGCGGCGCTCCGCCAGGCGAAGAACTACGGCGCGCCGGTCATCGTGCACGCGATCACCGACAAGGGGCGCGGGTACGAGCCGGCGCTCCGAGACGTCGCCGACCAGTTCCACGCGGTCGGCCAGATCGACCCCGAGACGGGCGAGTCGCTCGAGACCTCCTCGGCACCGTCGTGGACGAGCGTGTTCGCCGACGAGCTCGTGGCGCTGGCCGACAAGAACGACCGCCTGGTCGGCATCACGGCGGCGATGCTCCGGCCGACGGGCCTGCACCGCATGGCCGAGCGGTTCCCGACGCGTGTTTTCGACGTCGGCATCGCCGAGCAGCACGCCGTCACGTCGGCGGCGGGCCTCGCCTTCGGCGGGTTGCACCCGGTCGTCGCGGTCTACGCCACGTTCATGAACCGCGCCTTCGATCAGCTGCTGATGGATGTCGCGCTGCACCGGGCGGGCGTGACGTTCGTGCTCGATCGCGCCGGCGTCACAGGCCCCGATGGCCCGAGCCACCACGGCGTCTGGGACCTCTCGATCCTGCAGGTCGTGCCCGGTATCCGCATCGCCGCGCCGCGTGACTCGATCCGGCTCGCGGAGGAGCTCGCGGAAGCCGTCGACGTGACGGATGCCCCGACGGTGCTGAGGTTCCCGAAGGGCACGGTCGGCACCGAGTTCGCCGCGGTGCGCCGGACGGACGACGGCGTCGACGTGCTCCTCGAGGCGGAACGGAAGGACGTGCTGATCGTCGCGGTCGGCCCGATGGCGGGCATCGCCCTCGACGTCGCGGCGCGGCTCGAGGCGCAGGGCATCGGCGCGACCGTCGTCGATCCCCGCTGGGTGGTGCCCGTGCCCCGCAGCGTGATCGAGCTCTCCGCCGAGTACCGCATCGTCGTGAGCCTGGAGGACGGCATCCGGGTCGGCGGCATCGGGACCCGCATCCGTCAGGACCTCAGGGAGGCGGGCGTCGACACGGCGGTCACCGAACTCGGTCTGCCCGACGAGTTCCTCGACCACGGGTCGCGGTCGGAGATCCTCGAACGGGTGGGCCTCACGCCGCAGCAGATCGCTCGCGACGTGACGGCCATGGTGCTCGGCAGCAAGCTTCCGCACGCCCGGGGCGCGGGCCTGGAATCGGTGTCCAGCGACACCGGGTCCCACCGCCGGCTCTGAGCGCGTTCGGACGGTGTCAGCCGTCGGCGATGGCCTCGCCCCGGGAACGGTACGCACGAAGGGCCCCGGCGCAAGCCGGGGCCCTTCGTGTGTGCGGGGCGCAGGTTACGCGCCGACGCCCTTGATGGTCGGGTGGTGGAACGTGTCGCCGAAGACCCGCTGCGACGCGCCCACCCGGTCGAGGTAGGGCGTCGCCCCGCCCGCCTGGAAGGGCCAGCCTGCGCCGAGGATGAGGCACAGGTCGATGTCCTCCGCGGCGGCGACGACCTGCTCGTCGAGCATGAGCTTGATCTCCTGCGCGAGCTCGTCCTCGACCCGGCGGAGGATCGTGGCCTCGTCGACCGGCTTCTTGCCGACCGTGATGGCCTTCTTCGCCTCCTTGGTGAGGTCGGTGACCTTGCCGTTCTTGTCCTTCTCGACCACCTGGCCGAGCTTGGACAGGATGTGCATGTTCTCCGACGCGTAGAAGCGCTCGGGGAACTCGCGGACCATGGTGTCCTGCACGTGCGCGGCGACGGCCCAGCCGACGAGGTCGATGAGCTCGAACGGTCCCATCGGCAGTCCGATGGGGGCGAGGGCCTTCTCGACGACGGGGACCGGGGTTCCCTCGTCGACCGCGCGGGCCGCCTCGCCCATGACCTTCGCGAGCAGCCGGTTGACGACGAACCCGGGCGCGTCTGCGGTGAGGACGGCCGACTTCTTCAGCTTCGCCGCGGTCGCGAACGCGGTGGCGAGGGTCTCGTCGTCGGTGGCGGGGGCCTTCACGATCTCGAGCAGCGGCATGACCGCGACCGGGTTGAAGAAGTGGAAGCCCACGACCCGCTCGGGATGGGCGAGCTTCGCCCCGATCTGCTCCACCGACAGCGACGACGTGTTCGTCGCGAGGATCGCCGTATCGGAGACGTACTGCTCGACATCGGCGAAGACCTGCTGCTTGACCGCGAGGTCTTCGAAGACCGCCTCGATGACCCAGTCGCAGTCGGCGAAGTCGGCCTTGTCGGTCGTGCCGGAGACCAGCGCGCGCAGACGGTTGGCCTCGTCGGAGTCGATCCGGCCCTTCTCCTGCAGCTTCCCGATCTCGTCGGTGATGTACGAGAGCCCCTTGTCGACGCGGGCCTGGTCGAGGTCGGTGATGACGACGGGCACCTGCAGTCGACGCACGAACAGCAGCGCGAACTGGCTGGCCATCAGACCGGCGCCGATGATGCCGACCTTCGTGACCTTCCGGGCGAGCGACTTGTCGGGGGCGCCGGCGGGCCGCTTCGCCCGCTTCTGCACGAGGTTGAACGCGTAGATCGACGCCTGGAACTGGTCGCCGGCGATGAGGTCGGCGAGCGTCTCGTCCTCGCGGGCGAACCCTTCGGCCTTCGTGCCCGACTTCGCGGCCTTCAGCAGGTCGAGTGCGGCGTAGGGAGACTTCGCGACCGTGCCGATCTTGGACTCGAGGCTCTTCCGGGCGATGCCGATCGCGACGTCCCATTTGGCGAGGCGCTCCAGCTTGCCCGGCTCGTTCGGCCGCTTGACCTTGATCTTCCCGCCGAGCACCCCGTCGGCCCACTTCAGCGAGTCCTCGAGGAAGTTCACCGGCGAGAACATCGCGTCGGCGATCCCGAGCTCGAGGGCGTCCTTCGCCTTCAGCATGCGGTTGTTCTTCAGCGGGTTCTCGACGATGACCTTCAGCGCGTTCTCGATACCGATGAGGTTCGGCAGGAGGTAGGCGCCGCCCCAGCCGGGGATGATGCCGAGGAACACCTCGGGCAGCCCGAGGCCGGGGGCGGAGGCATCCACGGTGCGGTAGTCGCTGTTCAGTGCGATCTCGACGCCGCCGCCGAGGGCGAGGCCGTTGATGAAGCAGAACGAGGGCACACCCAGTTCGCCCAGCTTGCCGAGCACGAAGTGGCCGAGCTGGCCCATCTTCAGGGCGACCTCGCGGCTCGGGATCTCGCTGACCTTCGACAGGTCGGCGCCCGCGGCGAGGAAGTACGGCTTGCCGGTGATCGCGACGGCCTGGATCTCGCCGGCCTTCGCCCGTGCGGCGAGCTCGTCGAGGCGGTCGTTCAGCTCGAGCAGCGTGACCGGCCCCAGCGTGGAGGGCCGGGTGTGGTCGCGGCCGTTGTCGAGCGTGATGAGCGCGAGCACGTTGCCGGACGGCAGACGGATGTCGCGCACGTACGAGTGCGTGACGACCTCGTCGTCCGACATGGCGGCCAGCTCGGAGAAGTCGATCTTCGAGTAGTCGGTCATGGAGCTCAACGGCCCTTTCCGTAGTGCTTGTGGTGCGGGTTCTCCCAGATGACGCTGCCGCCCTGGCCGAGGCCGACGCACATGGCGGTGAGGCCGTAGCGCACCTCGGGGTGCTGTTCGAACTGGCGGGCGAGCTGGAGCATGAGCCGGACGCCCGATGCGGCGAGCGGGTGGCCGATCGCGATCGCGCCGCCCCAGGGGTTCACGCGGGGGTCGTCGTCGGCGATGCCGAAGTGGTCGAGGAAGCTGATCACCTGCACGGCGAACGCCTCGTTGAGTTCGAACAGGCCGATGTCCTCGATCTTGAGGCCGGCGCGCTTCAGCGCCTTCTCGGTCGAGGGGATCGGCCCGATGCCCATCACCTCGGGCTCGACGCCGGCGAAGCCGAAGGCGACCATGCGCATCTTCGCCGTGAGGCCGAGCTCCTTGACCGCATCGCCGCTCGCGAGGATCGCCGCGGTGGCGCCGTCGGTGAGCGGGGAGGCGTTGCCGGCGGTCACGCGACCGTGCGGGCGGAACGGCGTCTTCAGACTCGCCAGTCCCTCCATGGTCGTCTCGGGGCGACGGCCCTCGTCCTCGGTCGCGAGGCCCCAGCCCTCCGCGGTGCGGATCGCGACGGGCACGAGGTCGGGCTGGATGTGTCCGGCCTCGTACGCGGCCTGCACCTTCTGCTGGCTCAGCATGCCGAACCGGTCGGAGCGCTCCTTCGTCAGGTGCGGGAAGCGGTCGTGGAGGCGCTCGGCCGTGTTGCCCATGTTGAGCGCGTCGGCGGCCACGAGCTTCTCGGTGAGGAAGCGCGGGTTCGGGTCGGCGTCGAGGCCCATCGGGTGACGGCCCATGTGCTCCACGCCGCCGGCGATGACGACGTCGTACTGGCCGAAGCCGATGCCCGAGCCGGTGGTGGTGACCGCCGTCATCGCGCCGGCGCACATGCGGTCGATCGCGAATCCGGGCACCGTCATCGGCAGGCCGGCGAGGATGGCGGCCGTACGGCCCAGGGTCAGGCCCTGGTCGCCCTGCTGCGTCGTCGCGGCGATCGCGACGTCGTCGACGCGGTCTTTCGGCAGGTTCGGGTTGCGCTCGAGCAGTCCCGTGATGGCCTTGACCGCGAGGTCGTCGGCCCGGGTGTTCCAGTACATGCCCTTTTCACCGGCTCGACCGAACGGGGTTCGGACCCCGTCGACGAACACGACATCAGCTCGTTCAGCCACGCTGCAGCTCCCTTTCGATCAGGATGCCTCGATCCTACGAACGGCTCGGAAGGGCGTGGAATCGGTTGACGGAACCTACGAAGCGGCCGCGGAGGCGTCTTCGACGGATTGTGCCGCCTCGACAAAGGCGTCGGCGATAATCTGTGCGGTCGCGTCAAGCTGCCAGGGGCGGGCGCCGAGCGCCGCGAGCGCCTCGCGGATGCCCGCCGCCGAGGCATCCGCCGGCGGCTTCCAGGCCACCCGCCGCAGGTGGTCGGGGGTCAGCAGGTTCTCGACCGGCATCTGCATGCGCTCGGCCTGTTCGCCGACAGCGGTCTTCGCGAGGCGCAGCCGGGCATCGGCATCGGGATGCCGCGCCGCCCACGCCCGCGGCGGGGGAGGAGCGTCGCTCGGCACACGGACCGCGGGCAGGTCCTCCGTCGCGAGACCCTCCTCGATCGCGCTCCACCAGCGGTCGATCTCGGACCGGCTCGCGCGACCCGTGAACTCCCGCAGCTCGGCGAGCCCGCGCTTGCTGCGCGGCAGCGCCTTCGCCGCCGCGATGATCGACGCATCGGGCACGAGTCGTCCGGGGGCCACATCGATCTCGGCGGCCCGAGCGTCGCGCGCGAGCCACAGCGCCCGTGCGACCGCGAGGTTGCGCGCGTGACGGATCGAATGGATGCCCGAGAGCCGGCGCCACGGCTCCGCCGCAGCGGGCTTCGCCTCGCGGTGCAGCACCGCCTCGAACTCCTGAGTCGCGAGCTCGGCCTTGTGCGCCTCCGTGAGCCGTTCGTCGAGCCGGTCGCGGATGTCCACGAGCAGCTCCACGTCGAGGGCGGCGTACGTCAGCCACGACTCCGGGAGCGGCCGGGTCGACCAGTCGGCGGCGGAGTGCTCCTTCGCGAGCTTCACACCGAGCAGCTCCTCGGCGACCGAGGCGAGTCCGACGCGAGGCATCCCGAGCAGTCGCGCCGCGAGCTCCGTGTCGAAGATGCGGGTCGGGTCGAGCCCGACCTCGCGGAGGCACGCCAGGTCTTGGCTCGCGGCGTGCAGCACCCACTCCTCGCGCATGATCGTGTGCTCCAGCGCTGAGAAGTCGGGGATCGTGGGCGGGTCGAAGAGGAACGTGCCCGAGCCCCGCCGGTACATCTGGATGAGGTACGCGCGCTGCGAGTACCGGAAGCCGCTCGCCCGTTCGGCGTCGACCGCGATGGGACCCTCGCCCGCCGCCAGCGCCTCGACGGCGTCGTCGAACGCCTCGGGGGTCTCGATCACCCGGAATTCAGCCACGGTTCCTCCGTCGGGGCAGGGCCGTCACCCCTTCCGATCTGGGCGGGAGCCCGGCGAGCATGCACAACAGCTCACCCCACCCTTCCACATGCGGTGCGATCTGCGCGTCGAGCGGCGTCCACGAGGCACGGAGTTCCAGCTGCGCCCCGTCGCCGCGATGCGCGAGCTCGCCGTATCCCGTCGACAGCACCTTCGTCGCAGTGCCGCTGGCGGCCATGTACTTCGCGCCGCGCGCGTCGAGCGCGTCGACCAGCCACGACCACGCGACGTCGGCGAGGAACGGGTCGAGTCCGATGTCGGTCTCGAGCGGCGCCTGCGCGAAGCAGACGACCCGGAACCGGCCGCCCCAGGCCTCGGGCTCGTCGGGGTCGTAGAGCAGCACGAACCGGCCGGTGCCGAGCGAGGAGTCGTCGGCATGGCGGTCCGGCTCGACGTCGGCGGCCAAGGCGGCGGCGAACGGCGCAAGGGATCCCGGAGCGGGGAACTCCTCGATCCGCAGTTCATCTCTCGGCGCAGCCGACCGCATCGAGGCCAACGCGGCCTCGAACTCGGCTGGCGCTGGCGTGGCTCGGTCGGGCACGTGTGCAGACTAGAGTCTGGACCGGGGCGCCGGGCGGCGGCACGCCGCACCGTCCCTGGAACGATCCGCACCATGCATTGGAGGGGTTCGCATGCCACGTCGACGGGTCTCCGCGGGAGTGGTCGTCGGCCGTCTCGCGGCCGCGATCGGACTGCTCGGCGCCGTGGCGGCCGCCGCTGTGTCGATCGTCGCGGTGGTCTTCGCGCGAAAGGTGGTGACGCCGCCCCGGGTCCGCGACGAGGACGTGCGCATCGTCGGCGTCGACCTCCCGGCCGGCCGCATCGCGCTCGAAGGCGCGGACGTCGACATGCGCGGGCGGTACGGGTTCTGGTTCGACCGCGAATCGGGCCACGCCCGTCTCGGCGATGTCCTCGAGACCTCTGGACGTGTCGTCACGCGGGCGATCGAGGGCGTCGACTTCGGTCGTCTCGACCGCGCCCGTCGCGGCCGGATGGACGGCTGGATGCTGCTCGGCCCGTGGGAGCTCGGTGTGCCGTACCGGAACGTCGTGGTCGAGACCGAGCTCGGACCGGCGCCCGCGTGGCAGGTGCCGGCCGAGGCGTCGACGGGGCGCTGGGTCATCCAGGTGCACGGACGCGGCGCGAAGCGGCAGGAGGGCCTGCGTGCCGTGCCTGCCGCGCGCGACGGGGGCTGGGACACGTTGCTCGTCTCGTACCGCAACGACGGCGAGGCGCCCGAGAGCCTCGACCGCCGGTACGGGCTCGGCGGAACCGAATGGGAGGACGTCGTGGCAGCGGTCCGGTTCGCCCGCGAACACGGTGCGCGCGAGATCGTGCTCATGGGGTGGTCGATGGGCGGCTCGATCGTGTTGCAGGCCGTACTGCGATCGGCCGAGGTGCGCGACGGGCTCGTCGGGGTCATCCTCGAGTCGCCGGCCATCGACTGGGCCGACATCCTCCGCTTCCAGGGCTCGACCTACGGGCTGCCCGACGAACTCAGCGAGCTCGTGACGCGGCTGCTGAGCGCCCCGGTCGCGGTCGGCGTCACCGGGATGGCGGCGCCGATCGATCTCGAGAGCCTCGACGCGGTGGCACGTGCGGACGAGTTCGACGTGCCGATCCTCCTCCTCGCGAGCGAGGACGACGGGTTCGTGCCGATCGACGGCGCCCGCCGCTTCGCGGCCGCCAGGCCCGACCTCGTGGAGTTCGAGGTGTTCCAAGGCGCCAGGCACACGAAGCTCTGGAACCACGACCCTGAACGGTGGAGCCGGCTCATCGGCGCCTGGCTCGAGCGCCGCCGCGTCTCGGCAGCGCCGCTCCCGGAGGAAGCGGAGATCGCCGGCTGACGGCTCGTGCGCTCAGGCGGCGAGGCGCTCGCGCACCTGGCGCTTCACCCTGCCGAGCATGCCGGTCATGCCGCGCACCCGCAACGGAGACACCGCCTCGGCGAGCCCGAGCGTCTGCGGGTAGTCGGCGGGGACGGCGAGCACCTCGTCGACCGTCAGACCGTCGAGGCCCTGGACGAGGATCGACGCGAACCCGCGGGTGGTCGGCGCCTCGGCGGGCGCGGTGGCGTGCAGGTGCACGATGCCGCCGATCACCTCGACGAAGATGAAGACCGGGGACTGGCATTCCTCGACCCGCTCGAACAGGTCGGGATGGTCGCGGAACCGCTCGGGCAGCTCGGGCAGCTCGTTCGAGAAGTCGAGCAGCAGCTGCAGTCGATCGCGGACGCCGAGGGCGAGGAAGTCCTCACGGGTCTCCGCGAGGCGGGCGGGCAGGGGCGTGGCATCCATCGGTTCGATTCTCCCACGGGTGACGCGCTTCCCGGCCCGCCCGACATGGAGCGGGCGGCGCTCAGCGGGCCGGCAGTTCCCCGCGCTCGGTGCCCGAGACGATCGGCACGCGCACGGCGCTGCCCCACTCGGTCCACGAGCCGTCGTAGTTGCGGACCTGCTCGAAGCCGAGCAGGTGCTTCAGCACGAACCAGGTGTGGCTCGAACGCTCGCCGATCCGGCAGTACGCGATGATCTCGTCGCCGTCCTGCAGGCCGACCTCGTCGCGGTAGATCGCATCGAGCTCCTCACGCGACTTGAAGGTGCCGTCGGCCGCGGCCGCGCGGGCCCACGGCACGGACGCGGCGGTCGGGATGTGTCCGGCGCGGAGCGCGCCCTCCTCGGGGTAGGCGGGGGCGGTGGTGCGCTCGCCCGAGTACTCCTCGGGGGAGCGGACGTCGATGAGGGGGTTGCCGAGGTGGGCGAGCACGTCGTCCTTGAAGGCGCGGATCGCGACATCGTCGCGCTCGACGACCGGGTACTCGACCGGCGTCACTTCGGGCGCGTCGGTGGTGAGTGGTCGTCCTTCGGCGATCCACAGGTCGCGACCGCCATCGAGGAGGCGGACGTCTTCGTGGCCGAAGAGCGTGAACACCCAGAGCGCGTACGCCGCCCACCAGTTGTTCTTGTCGCCGTAGATGACCACGGTCGTATCGCGGGCGATGCCCTTCGACCCGAGCAGCGCCGCGAAGCGCTCGGGGTCGACGTAGTCGCGGACCACGGGGTCGTTGAGGTCGGTGTGCCAGTCGATCTTGACCGCGCCGGGGATGTGCCCCGTCTCGTAGAGCAGCACGTCCTCGTCGGACTCGACCACCACGAGGCCCGGTTGCCCCAGCCGTTCGGCGAGCCATTCGGTGCTCACGAGGCGCTCGGGATGCGCGTAGGCCGCGAACTTCTCGGCGGGGTCGAACTCGACGGACATGGGACCT harbors:
- the acnA gene encoding aconitate hydratase AcnA; its protein translation is MSAVNSFGAKDTLHVGETAYEIFRVDTVPGYEKLPFSLKVLLENLLRTEDGANVTKEQIQALGSWVPTAEPDTEIQFTPARVVMQDFTGVPCIVDLATMREAVVGLGGDPNKINPLSPAEMVIDHSVIADLFGTENALERNVEIEYERNGERYQFLRWGQTAFDDFKVVPPGTGIVHQVNIEHLAKVTYTRTVDGVLRAYPDTCVGTDSHTTMVNGLGVLGWGVGGIEAEAAMLGQPVSMLIPKVVGFKLSGEIPTGVTATDVVLTITDMLRQHGVVGKFVEFYGSGVASVPLANRATIGNMSPEFGSTAAIFPIDEVTLDYLRLTGRSEEQVALVEAYSKAQTLWHDASHEPVYSEYLELDLATVVPSIAGPKRPQDRIVLSQAKQQFEQDLTNYTEVTHDLVDLEIAESFPASDPPANSPEDEYSSHVHHHHSHAPKSASKPTRVEQADGSAYTLDHGAVTIAAITSCTNTSNPSVMLAAGLLARNAVKKGLKAKPWVKTTLAPGSKVVTEYYEKAGLTKDLEDLGFYTVGYGCTTCIGNSGPLIEEVSAAVQQNDLAVTAVLSGNRNFEGRINPDVKMNYLASPPLVIAYSLAGSMNFDFETDPLGQDSDGNDVFLKDIWPDAAEVQKTIDESINEEMFTRQYASVFEGDERWRTLPTPTGATFEWNAESTYVRKPPYFEGMTMEITPVTDIVGARVLAKLGDSVTTDHISPAGSIKADSPAGRYLTEHGVDRKDFNSYGSRRGNHEVMIRGTFANIRLKNQLLDGVEGGYTRDFTQEGGPQSFIYDASMNYQAQGTPLVIFGGKEYGSGSSRDWAAKGTNLLGVKAVITESFERIHRSNLIGMGVVPLQFPAGESADSLGLDGTEVVSITGLEQLNEGVTPKTVRVVAEPSEFSPAGKQRVEFDAVVRIDTPGEADYYRNGGILQYVLRSLVA
- the dxs gene encoding 1-deoxy-D-xylulose-5-phosphate synthase; this encodes MTLLEQIGGPRDLDALSQAELGDLAAEIRAYLVQNVAKTGGHLGPNLGVVELTLAIHRVFDSPRDSIVFDTGHQSYVHKLLTGRQDFSTLRQSGGLAGYPQRSESEHDIVESSHASSSLSWADGISKAFEMTGQSDRHVVAVVGDGALTGGMTWEALNNISDDNTRKLVIVVNDNGRSYAPTIGGMARFLNSVRTKRTYRSLHLSSRRVFERMGEPAQAFYRGVRGGLHGFLSRFTNNEALYSNLDIKYVGPVDGHDEHAMEAALRQAKNYGAPVIVHAITDKGRGYEPALRDVADQFHAVGQIDPETGESLETSSAPSWTSVFADELVALADKNDRLVGITAAMLRPTGLHRMAERFPTRVFDVGIAEQHAVTSAAGLAFGGLHPVVAVYATFMNRAFDQLLMDVALHRAGVTFVLDRAGVTGPDGPSHHGVWDLSILQVVPGIRIAAPRDSIRLAEELAEAVDVTDAPTVLRFPKGTVGTEFAAVRRTDDGVDVLLEAERKDVLIVAVGPMAGIALDVAARLEAQGIGATVVDPRWVVPVPRSVIELSAEYRIVVSLEDGIRVGGIGTRIRQDLREAGVDTAVTELGLPDEFLDHGSRSEILERVGLTPQQIARDVTAMVLGSKLPHARGAGLESVSSDTGSHRRL
- a CDS encoding 3-hydroxyacyl-CoA dehydrogenase NAD-binding domain-containing protein is translated as MTDYSKIDFSELAAMSDDEVVTHSYVRDIRLPSGNVLALITLDNGRDHTRPSTLGPVTLLELNDRLDELAARAKAGEIQAVAITGKPYFLAAGADLSKVSEIPSREVALKMGQLGHFVLGKLGELGVPSFCFINGLALGGGVEIALNSDYRTVDASAPGLGLPEVFLGIIPGWGGAYLLPNLIGIENALKVIVENPLKNNRMLKAKDALELGIADAMFSPVNFLEDSLKWADGVLGGKIKVKRPNEPGKLERLAKWDVAIGIARKSLESKIGTVAKSPYAALDLLKAAKSGTKAEGFAREDETLADLIAGDQFQASIYAFNLVQKRAKRPAGAPDKSLARKVTKVGIIGAGLMASQFALLFVRRLQVPVVITDLDQARVDKGLSYITDEIGKLQEKGRIDSDEANRLRALVSGTTDKADFADCDWVIEAVFEDLAVKQQVFADVEQYVSDTAILATNTSSLSVEQIGAKLAHPERVVGFHFFNPVAVMPLLEIVKAPATDDETLATAFATAAKLKKSAVLTADAPGFVVNRLLAKVMGEAARAVDEGTPVPVVEKALAPIGLPMGPFELIDLVGWAVAAHVQDTMVREFPERFYASENMHILSKLGQVVEKDKNGKVTDLTKEAKKAITVGKKPVDEATILRRVEDELAQEIKLMLDEQVVAAAEDIDLCLILGAGWPFQAGGATPYLDRVGASQRVFGDTFHHPTIKGVGA